The Leishmania panamensis strain MHOM/PA/94/PSC-1 chromosome 32 sequence genome window below encodes:
- a CDS encoding hypothetical protein (TriTrypDB/GeneDB-style sysID: LpmP.32.2380) has protein sequence MTSTSEIGDATSSSNETSLSARLIAVPECASTRCNTPSVTAGAAVQPLSRVSSLHQCGTNISLLYKLSAEDAALRARIAVNAKVLLNVLTGYEADDIIDLLYVNEAWFSTEVLIYSLCLVNRLTFRYPSWCATHAETDCEDISGMEPHVRCSFSSSVQTSHLTLPHVCSSTSSDTSHADNYGEIPMGDCLLPSKERVLSASTNSLGDVFNRHNTRRRIVALLLISGKFHGDVVYKTSSLANVLNKFRDEQRAVATLASSPATVSVKSVPSRLLPRITPDHLGQCEKRLFQELSYTILVSRDEYQYCEDIVLQGI, from the coding sequence ATGACCTCCACATCTGAGATCGGCGATGCCACGTCGTCTTCGAACGAAACTTCGCTGTCAGCGAGGCTGATTGCTGTTCCCGAGTGTGCAAGTACGCGCTGCAACACCCCTAGTGTGACggctggtgcagcagtgcaacCCCTCTCTCGGGTGTCCTCGTTGCATCAGTGCGGTACCAACATTTCGTTGCTCTACAAGCTCTCCGCAGAGGACGCTGCGCTCCGCGCCCGCATTGCTGTCAATGCCAAGGTTCTTCTTAATGTGCTGACTGGCTACGAGGCGGATGACATTATCGACTTGCTCTACGTTAACGAAGCGTGGTTCTCGACGGAAGTGCTGATCTACTCCCTGTGTTTGGTGAACCGCCTAACCTTTCGCTATCCGAGCTGGTGTGCCACACACGCCGAAACAGACTGCGAGGACATCAGCGGGATGGAGCCAcacgtgcgctgcagcttcagTTCCAGCGTGCAGACCTCGCACCTCACGCTTCCGCACGTGTGCAGCAGTACCTCCAGCGATACTAGCCACGCCGATAACTACGGCGAAATCCCGATGGGCGATTGTCTGTTGCCCTCCAAAGAGCGCGTTCTTAGCGCCAGCACTAACAGTCTCGGCGATGTGTTTAACCGCCACaacacgcgccgccgcatcgtGGCACTTCTCTTGATCTCCGGCAAGTTTCACGGCGATGTTGTCTACAAGACGTCCTCGCTGGCGAATGTGTTGAACAAGTTCCGTGACGAGCAGCGCGCTGTGGCCACCCTTGCTTCTTCCCCAGCTACTGTCTCTGTCAAGTCGGTGCCGAGCCGTCTCCTTCCTCGTATTACGCCTGACCACCTTGGGCAGTGCGAGAAGCGACTCTTCCAGGAGCTGAGCTACACCATCTTGGTGAGCAGGGATGAGTACCAATACTGTGAGGACATCGTCTTGCAAGGGATCTGA